The nucleotide sequence AGGTTCTAAGAGATAAGAAATATAAACCAAAAAGCCATTGGATGACAAAGTTAATGCTTTTTTAGTTTTAATGGTTTATATTTTATTTCTATAACAGTAAAGGAATATTAAAATGGGAGATGTTTTTTCGATGTCAATGGAATCTTCTAAAGACAATAAAGATAGAAATGAACAATTTCTCATGCAAGTAGCTGCTTGGTTGGTTGATAACACTAGCTTAACTTTTGATCAAATAGCACAATGTTGCAAGTTATCCCTTGAAAAAGTACAAGACATAGCTGATGAGGAAATAGAAGTTGAAAAATATGACCCTATTATTTCTGAAATAATTACTGAAAAAGAAATCGATAATTGCAAAAAAAATCCAAATCGTGTACCAAATTTGATTATAAAAAATATAAAAAAAAGGGCAAAGACGATTAACTTTCTTGCCTTTGCTTCCACAGCAAGGCGTAGAGATAAACCTAATGCGATTTATTATTTGGTAAAAAAATTTCCTATCTTGAACAATAATGTGATAGCTAAGCTAGTTAGTACAACAAATTACACAGTTGAGCAGGTAAGAGATAGATCTCATCATAACATACTCAATATCAAACCTCAAGATCCTGTACTACTTGGTTTATGTAGCCAGGAAAATTTAGAAGCGGAAGTAGAAAAAGCGCAAGTAGAAGAAGAGAAGAAACAAAGATTAAAAAATATAAATAATAGCTATTGATGATTCTCAAATTCTTGTACTTTGTTAATATTAGATTGACTTGTTAGTTTTTATCAGTATAATGTAAGTAAAGTATCTAGTTTAATAATAATTAAGTCTAAATACGCACTAAAAACTAGCTCAGCCTAATTTATTGTTTTATATTCACATTTTAGGTTAGTAAGCATCAATTAAAATTTTTGGAGGATTATGACAACAATTAATGAAGATGTCTTAGCAAAAGGAGAGGTTGTAGGTCAACCTGAAAAAAGCGAACAAATTCATAATGCTGACGCAGTAAAACAAATGACCAGTGAAGGTGCTGAAAAAAACAAGAAAACATTGGACCTGAGCGAATTGAAAGAGAAAACAGCAGAAGAATTGTTAGAACTAGCTGAAGAAAGAAAAATTTCAACTAGTGGTAAAGGCAATGGCAGGATGCTAAAACAGGAAATGATATTCAGTTTAATGAAGAAAATGAGTGAAGAAGGAGGCATAACCACAGGAAGTGGAGTAGTGGAAATATTGCCTGATGGTTTTGGTTTCTTACGTTCATCAAGTGCAAATTATGCTCCAAGTACCGATGATGTTTATATTTCCAATGGCCAAATAAAGAAGTTTAATTTACGTACAGGAGATATGGCATGTGGAGAAATAAGGCCACCTGGTGATAAAGAAAGATATTTTACTTTAACTAAGGTTCAAAGTATAAACTCTACTGAAATCAGTGAATTAAGAAAGTACGTCCATTTTGATAATTTGCTTCCGCTTTATCCTGAAAAAAGCCTCATTCTTGAAAACAACAGTAGCGGAGATAATAAAAAAGATATAAACATGCGTGCTGTAGATATAGTTACACCTCTTGGAAAAGGACAAAGAGCATTGATAGTTGCTCCACCTCGTACAGGAAAAACGATATTGCTTCAGCAAATGGCTCACTCTATAGCTACAAATCATCCTGAAATAGAACTAATAGTATTACTTATAGATGAAAGACCCGAAGAGGTGACAGATATGATACGCTCTGTAAAGGGTGAAGTGGTAAGCTCTACATTTGATGAACCTGCCTACCGTCATGTCCAACTTGCTGAAATAGTAATAGAAAAAGCTAAAAGAATGGTTGAACACAAAAAAGATGTAGTGATTTTGCTTGATTCTATAACTCGCCTTGCACGTGCTTATAATGCAGTCATTCCTTCGTCTGGAAAGGTTCTAACCGGTGGTGTAGATTCAAATGCGCTGCAAAGACCAAAACGCTTTTTTGGAGCAGCTCGTAATATTGAAAATGGTGGTTCTTTGACAATCATCGCTACAGCCCTTATAGAAACTGGTTCAAAAATGGATGATGTTATTTTTGAAGAGTTTAAAGGCACAGGTAATGCTGAAATTATACTAGATAGAAAACTTGCTGATAAACGTATATTCCCTGCTATTGATATTACAAAATCCGGAACAAGGAAGGAAGAGCTATTAGTTGATAAGGCCATACTAAATAAAATATGGGTATTGCGTAGGATACTTAATCCTATGGGATCTGTTGAAGCAATGGAGTTTTTACGTGATAAACTACTTTTAACAAAGAGCAATGCTGACTTTTTTAACTCCATGAATCACTAAAAGTAAGCCTATTATGATGGAGCAAAAAAGCAAAGCTCTCTTATAGCTAAAATAATTTGGATTTATCAAAATATATTAAGCTGGCAATCTACCTTAAGTTGCTATTCCAACTTATAGCACTGATTTTGATCAAAAATTTTATGTAGTCAGTTTATTTATAATCGATTTTCCAGTGTCAGCCACTTAGATGACATCTTTTTGACTCTTAATATTAATATCAATTGTGTACCAGTGTTGACATGACCCACTCAAAAGGGGATTGTATTTACTCTGAATCAGATGATAAATTAGATGCTTGGTAAGCGTAATTTGGAGCTTCCTGTGTAATGATTATATCATGAGCATGACTTTCTCTTAACCCTGATGAAGTAATAGTGACAAATTTGCAGTTTTTTTTCATCTCTTCTATGTTACGGTTGCCAGTGTAACCCATTGCAGCTTGCAACCCACCAATTAACTGACAGATCACTCCTGAAGCTGGACCTTTAAAAGGAACTCTTGCTTCTACTCCTTGTGGGACTAAATCAAGTTTTGAATCTTGAAAATAACGGCTAGCTGACCCTCGTTTCATTGCACTAATAGATCCCATTCCTCGATATTCCTTATATGCTCTACCCTTATACATGATAATCTCACCTGGGCTTTCCTCAGTACCAGCAAAGATTGAACCTATCATCACAGTATCAGCACCAGCTGCAATAGCTTTTGCAACATCTCCCGAATATTTTATTCCACCATCAGCAATTAGTCTGACGTTTTTTGTTTTACAAACCTCTGCAATATTCTTGATCGCAGAGAATTGTGGCATACCAACGCCTGTAACTATTCTGGTAGTACAAATTGATCCTGGCCCTATTCCAACTTTCACTGCATCAACACCAGCATCAATTAACGCTTCAGCAGCCTCCTTTGTTGTAATATTTCCGCCGATTAGTTGCGTATTCGGATACATCTTTTTTATTTCCTTAATGGTGCTGATAACGTTCTCGGAATGACCGTGAGCGGTATCTACAATAACCACATCAACTTCTTCTTTGACCAAAGCTTCACATCTTTCTATACCGTCTTTTTTACCAGTACCAATTGCAGCGGCAACTCTGAGTCGACCTTTACTGTCTTTACATGAATTTGGATATCTATTGTATTTTTCGATGTCTTTAACTGTGATTAGACCTATGCAACAAGAATTTTCATCAACAACCAAAAGCTTCTCTATTCTATTTGCATGCAACAATTTCATTGCTGAGGCGCTGTTTACTGCCTGCTCTCGAACTGTTACTAACTTATCTTTTGTCATTACCTCGGAAACTTTTATATTCATGTTCTGGTCTTCAATAAACCTCACATCTCGATTAGTTAAAATTCCCACTAACTTGCGTTGATCAACTACAGGAATGCCGGAATAATTATACTCTCTCATTAATGAAACTGCTTCTGCAACCGTTTTATCTGGGGAAATTGTAATTGGGTTGTACACGATCCAGCTTTCATATTTTTTCACCCTTCTTACTTCTAACACTTGTTCATCTATTGATAAATTCTTATGTATGCAACCTATTCCACCATGTTGGGCAATAGCTATTGCAAAGCCTGATTCAGTGACAGTGTCCATTGCAGAGGATATGAGAGGGATATTTAGTTCTATATTATTTGTTAGATAAGTTCTTGTGTCTGCATCACGAGGCAATACATCAGAATAGGCCGGTAAGAGAAGTACATCGTCAAACGAATAACAAGCTTCCATTTTTTTCATATGCTTTATTTAAAGCTTATACGCCAATTAATGAAATTGCAATAGAGCTTTTGCAAAATTAGCCTGGCTCCAGCTATTTTTAGATCAAAATAGGATAAAAGAGGGATGTAGCTCCTAATATATTTATCGCAAAATTACATTATTTGCTAGCAAACAGAACTGCTCAATAGTTAAGCTTTCTGGACGTTCTTCTCCACTCAGTTTAGCATTCTCAAGAATAGTTGAGACATCACTAGTTATACTTTGCAAGCTATTTCTCAGCATCTTTCTTCTTTGAGCGAACACAGCACGTGTTAGATTTGTTAAGGTTTCTAGATTTACTGCAAATCTTGGAGTGGGTAAAGGTTTTACTGTAATTACTGAAGAATATACTTTTGGTCTTGGAAAAAATTCCTTAGGTTCAATATCAAATTCCTTTTTTATGTCGCATAGTAACTGGCTTAGCACTGATAGGGAACCATAATCTTTAGAATTAGGTTCTGCTGTAATACGCTCTGCTACCTCCTTTTGGAACATTAACGTCAAATTCGTAAAAAATTTTATATTATTTAACCACTTTAAAAATAACGCTACTGAGATATTGTAAGGCAAGTTAGCAATGACTTTGACTGGACATCCTACCAGCTCTTTTTCTACAACATTAAGTGCATCTGCTTCTATAATTCTATATTTTCCCTGATTCTCATTTATCAATTGTTCGTGATGTTTCACTAAACTACTATCTTTTTCTATAGAAAGTAGAAACTTTGGATTATACGCCAATATTTCTCTTGTTAACGC is from Wolbachia endosymbiont (group B) of Hofmannophila pseudospretella and encodes:
- the guaB gene encoding IMP dehydrogenase, yielding MKKMEACYSFDDVLLLPAYSDVLPRDADTRTYLTNNIELNIPLISSAMDTVTESGFAIAIAQHGGIGCIHKNLSIDEQVLEVRRVKKYESWIVYNPITISPDKTVAEAVSLMREYNYSGIPVVDQRKLVGILTNRDVRFIEDQNMNIKVSEVMTKDKLVTVREQAVNSASAMKLLHANRIEKLLVVDENSCCIGLITVKDIEKYNRYPNSCKDSKGRLRVAAAIGTGKKDGIERCEALVKEEVDVVIVDTAHGHSENVISTIKEIKKMYPNTQLIGGNITTKEAAEALIDAGVDAVKVGIGPGSICTTRIVTGVGMPQFSAIKNIAEVCKTKNVRLIADGGIKYSGDVAKAIAAGADTVMIGSIFAGTEESPGEIIMYKGRAYKEYRGMGSISAMKRGSASRYFQDSKLDLVPQGVEARVPFKGPASGVICQLIGGLQAAMGYTGNRNIEEMKKNCKFVTITSSGLRESHAHDIIITQEAPNYAYQASNLSSDSE
- the rho gene encoding transcription termination factor Rho, translated to MTTINEDVLAKGEVVGQPEKSEQIHNADAVKQMTSEGAEKNKKTLDLSELKEKTAEELLELAEERKISTSGKGNGRMLKQEMIFSLMKKMSEEGGITTGSGVVEILPDGFGFLRSSSANYAPSTDDVYISNGQIKKFNLRTGDMACGEIRPPGDKERYFTLTKVQSINSTEISELRKYVHFDNLLPLYPEKSLILENNSSGDNKKDINMRAVDIVTPLGKGQRALIVAPPRTGKTILLQQMAHSIATNHPEIELIVLLIDERPEEVTDMIRSVKGEVVSSTFDEPAYRHVQLAEIVIEKAKRMVEHKKDVVILLDSITRLARAYNAVIPSSGKVLTGGVDSNALQRPKRFFGAARNIENGGSLTIIATALIETGSKMDDVIFEEFKGTGNAEIILDRKLADKRIFPAIDITKSGTRKEELLVDKAILNKIWVLRRILNPMGSVEAMEFLRDKLLLTKSNADFFNSMNH
- the rsmA gene encoding 16S rRNA (adenine(1518)-N(6)/adenine(1519)-N(6))-dimethyltransferase RsmA, translating into MKKFSLKPKKSLGQNFILSNEITKRIVALAGSLKDFNVIEIGPGYGALTREILAYNPKFLLSIEKDSSLVKHHEQLINENQGKYRIIEADALNVVEKELVGCPVKVIANLPYNISVALFLKWLNNIKFFTNLTLMFQKEVAERITAEPNSKDYGSLSVLSQLLCDIKKEFDIEPKEFFPRPKVYSSVITVKPLPTPRFAVNLETLTNLTRAVFAQRRKMLRNSLQSITSDVSTILENAKLSGEERPESLTIEQFCLLANNVILR
- a CDS encoding cell cycle transcriptional regulator TrcR — its product is MGDVFSMSMESSKDNKDRNEQFLMQVAAWLVDNTSLTFDQIAQCCKLSLEKVQDIADEEIEVEKYDPIISEIITEKEIDNCKKNPNRVPNLIIKNIKKRAKTINFLAFASTARRRDKPNAIYYLVKKFPILNNNVIAKLVSTTNYTVEQVRDRSHHNILNIKPQDPVLLGLCSQENLEAEVEKAQVEEEKKQRLKNINNSY